Proteins encoded by one window of Xanthomonas sp. DAR 80977:
- a CDS encoding zinc-dependent alcohol dehydrogenase family protein produces the protein MKAITLRQPAGLDNLRLVDLPDPGQPGAGEIRVRVHASSLNFHDLGVVTGRMPSADGRIPMSDGAGVVEAVGEGVDEFAVGDAVVSTFFPTWLDGGPTIADFATVPGDGVDGYAREYVVRPAHWFTHAPRGYSHAEAATLTTAGLTAWRALVVDARLKAGDTVLVLGTGGVSIFALQFAKQMGATVIATSSSDEKLARAQALGADFTINYRRDTDWAAKVLEYTSGRGVDNVIEVGGPDTLGQSIQACRIGGHIALIGVLTGIAGPVPTVALMQRHQTLQGLIVGSRSHQRDMVRAIDATGIKPVVDQTFALEDIADAFAHQAAGKHFGKLCLSI, from the coding sequence ATGAAAGCCATCACCCTGCGCCAGCCCGCTGGCCTGGACAACCTCCGCCTCGTCGATCTGCCCGACCCCGGCCAACCGGGCGCCGGCGAAATCCGCGTGCGCGTGCATGCCAGCTCGCTCAACTTCCACGATCTGGGCGTGGTGACCGGCCGCATGCCCAGCGCCGACGGCCGCATCCCGATGTCCGACGGCGCCGGCGTGGTGGAGGCGGTGGGTGAGGGCGTGGACGAGTTCGCCGTGGGCGATGCCGTCGTCTCGACGTTCTTCCCGACATGGCTGGATGGCGGGCCGACGATCGCCGATTTCGCGACCGTGCCCGGCGACGGTGTCGACGGCTATGCGCGCGAATACGTCGTTCGCCCAGCGCATTGGTTCACGCATGCGCCGCGGGGCTACAGCCACGCCGAAGCGGCGACGCTGACGACCGCCGGGCTCACCGCGTGGCGGGCGCTGGTGGTGGACGCGCGCCTGAAGGCCGGCGACACGGTCCTGGTGCTCGGCACGGGTGGCGTGTCGATCTTTGCGCTGCAGTTCGCCAAGCAGATGGGCGCCACCGTGATCGCAACGTCGTCCTCCGACGAGAAGCTGGCGCGTGCGCAGGCGCTGGGCGCCGACTTCACGATCAACTACCGGCGCGATACCGACTGGGCGGCCAAGGTGCTCGAGTACACGAGCGGCCGTGGCGTCGACAACGTGATCGAAGTGGGCGGCCCCGACACGCTGGGGCAATCCATTCAGGCCTGCCGCATCGGCGGCCATATCGCCTTGATCGGCGTGCTGACCGGCATTGCCGGCCCGGTGCCGACGGTGGCGCTGATGCAACGCCACCAGACCCTGCAGGGATTGATCGTTGGGAGCCGCAGCCACCAGCGCGACATGGTCCGCGCCATCGACGCAACCGGCATCAAGCCAGTGGTCGACCAGACATTCGCGCTGGAAGACATCGCCGATGCATTTGCGCACCAGGCGGCGGGCAAGCATTTTGGGAAGCTGTGCTTGTCGATTTAG
- a CDS encoding GH92 family glycosyl hydrolase encodes MATRRGFLQGAIALALFGSSGIARLAQARAGSYALPADARAKAELTRHVDVFIGTGGHGHTFPGATLPFGMVQLSPDTYNAVWDSCSGYHESDGSIMGFSHTHLSGTGVGDLLDFLVVPATGEVKLVPGTLEDPDAGYRSRYDHADEAASPGYYRVRLKDSGVHAELTATARAGLHRYHFPKGKPAHLLLDLCHGMQDKPEIATRVSDAQLRIVDARTLTGGRRVYQWAPGRYIYFAMRLSRPFAKAQLYSEDQPLAAGAGQADGTQLKVALHYPDAADAPLLVKVGISAVSAENALANLDAELPDFDFARVHAAAVAAWEKELARVRIDSDDDAQQRIFYTGLYHSLLAPTLFSDTDGRYRGMDLQVHQAPAGYHNYSTYSLWDTYRALHPLLTLMQPERVPDLVQCLVRGANECPDGVGIWPLQGVETGCMIGYHSAVVLAEAHAKGFTGIDYAAAWPAYRKRAMDDTTHGLDEYRKRGYIPSDTVDEAVSRTLEYAYDDWAVAHLAQAAGATKEARALRERSRNYRNVFNRKSGFVQPRLSNGDWAAPFDPRAMGHLTKWRDFTESNAWQATFLNQHDLYGYMELFGGRGGFVAKLDELFSTSSELPADAPPDIDGMVGQYAHGNEPSHHVAYLFAYAGQPYKTQAMVRRLLREQYHDARNGLSGNEDCGQMSAWFVLSALGFYAVDPVSATYVLGSPLFKRADVDVGNGRTLSVVAHGNSAANVYIQRARWNGKPYTRSWLRHADLAAGGTLELEMGPKPNPAFGAAKEDLPPSFV; translated from the coding sequence ATGGCCACACGACGCGGTTTCCTGCAGGGCGCCATCGCCCTGGCCCTGTTCGGCAGCAGCGGCATCGCCCGCTTGGCGCAGGCGCGCGCGGGCAGCTACGCGCTGCCCGCCGACGCGCGCGCCAAGGCCGAGCTCACCCGCCACGTCGACGTGTTCATCGGCACCGGCGGCCACGGCCACACCTTCCCCGGCGCCACGCTGCCGTTCGGCATGGTGCAGCTGAGCCCGGACACCTACAACGCGGTGTGGGATTCGTGCTCCGGCTACCACGAGTCCGACGGCTCGATCATGGGCTTCTCGCACACCCACCTGTCCGGCACCGGCGTCGGCGACCTGCTCGATTTCCTGGTGGTGCCGGCCACCGGCGAGGTCAAGCTTGTCCCCGGCACGCTGGAAGATCCCGACGCCGGCTACCGCTCGCGCTACGACCACGCCGACGAAGCCGCCTCGCCCGGCTACTACCGGGTGCGACTGAAGGACAGCGGCGTACACGCCGAGCTGACCGCCACCGCGCGCGCCGGCCTGCACCGCTACCACTTCCCCAAGGGCAAGCCCGCGCACCTGCTGCTGGACCTGTGCCACGGCATGCAGGACAAGCCGGAGATCGCGACCCGGGTCAGCGACGCGCAACTGCGCATCGTCGATGCGCGCACCCTGACCGGCGGGCGCCGCGTGTACCAGTGGGCGCCGGGCCGCTACATCTACTTCGCCATGCGCCTGTCGCGGCCGTTCGCCAAGGCCCAGCTCTACTCCGAAGACCAGCCCCTGGCCGCCGGCGCGGGCCAGGCCGACGGCACCCAACTGAAGGTGGCGCTGCACTACCCCGACGCGGCCGACGCGCCGCTGCTGGTCAAGGTCGGCATCTCTGCGGTCAGCGCCGAGAACGCCCTGGCCAACCTCGACGCCGAACTGCCCGACTTCGATTTCGCGCGCGTGCACGCCGCCGCGGTGGCCGCGTGGGAGAAGGAACTGGCGCGGGTGCGCATCGACAGCGACGACGACGCGCAGCAGCGCATCTTCTACACCGGCCTGTACCACAGCCTGCTCGCGCCCACCCTGTTCAGCGACACCGACGGCCGCTATCGCGGCATGGACCTGCAGGTGCACCAGGCGCCCGCCGGCTACCACAACTACAGCACCTACTCGCTGTGGGACACCTACCGCGCCCTGCACCCCTTGCTGACCCTGATGCAGCCCGAACGCGTGCCCGACCTGGTGCAGTGCCTGGTGCGCGGCGCCAACGAATGCCCGGACGGCGTCGGCATCTGGCCGCTGCAGGGCGTGGAGACCGGCTGCATGATCGGCTACCACTCCGCCGTGGTACTGGCCGAAGCGCACGCCAAGGGCTTCACCGGCATCGACTACGCCGCCGCCTGGCCGGCCTACCGCAAGCGCGCGATGGACGACACCACGCACGGTTTGGACGAATACCGCAAGCGCGGCTACATCCCCAGCGACACCGTCGACGAAGCGGTCAGCCGCACCCTGGAATACGCCTACGACGACTGGGCGGTGGCGCACCTGGCGCAGGCCGCCGGCGCCACCAAGGAGGCGCGCGCCCTGCGCGAACGCTCGCGCAACTACCGCAACGTCTTCAATCGCAAGAGCGGCTTCGTGCAGCCGCGGCTGAGCAACGGCGACTGGGCCGCTCCGTTCGATCCGCGTGCGATGGGCCACCTGACCAAGTGGCGCGATTTCACCGAGTCCAACGCCTGGCAGGCCACCTTCCTCAACCAGCACGACCTGTACGGCTACATGGAGCTGTTCGGCGGCCGCGGCGGCTTCGTCGCCAAGCTCGACGAACTGTTCTCCACCAGCTCCGAACTGCCGGCCGACGCGCCGCCGGACATCGACGGCATGGTCGGCCAGTACGCGCACGGCAACGAACCCAGCCACCACGTGGCCTACCTGTTCGCCTACGCCGGGCAACCGTACAAGACCCAGGCGATGGTGCGGCGGCTGCTGCGCGAGCAATATCACGACGCGCGCAACGGCCTGTCCGGCAACGAGGACTGCGGGCAGATGAGCGCCTGGTTCGTGCTCAGCGCATTGGGCTTCTACGCCGTGGACCCGGTCAGCGCCACCTACGTGCTCGGCAGCCCGCTGTTCAAGCGCGCCGACGTCGATGTCGGCAACGGCCGCACGCTCAGCGTCGTCGCCCACGGCAACAGCGCCGCCAACGTCTACATCCAGCGCGCCCGCTGGAACGGCAAGCCGTACACGCGCAGCTGGCTGCGCCACGCCGACCTCGCCGCCGGCGGCACCCTGGAACTGGAGATGGGCCCCAAGCCGAATCCCGCCTTCGGCGCAGCCAAGGAAGATCTGCCGCCCTCGTTTGTGTAA
- a CDS encoding DUF6896 domain-containing protein, with amino-acid sequence MTDSHVDLIKQAIPLWYANVAWAKELLVHAFGLADPQDILAREHRHFRAIPNTCWFVRPHGIGVDIFKSPGVGGIDFDFDKPDPDEWRLELFIERQVNDGQLSYAAYRELIDDEQILKQAVSAALNGA; translated from the coding sequence ATGACCGATTCTCACGTTGATCTCATTAAGCAAGCGATCCCACTCTGGTACGCGAATGTCGCCTGGGCTAAAGAGCTGCTTGTTCATGCGTTTGGTTTAGCGGACCCTCAAGACATTCTTGCCCGGGAGCATCGCCACTTTCGGGCCATTCCAAACACGTGCTGGTTTGTCCGTCCGCACGGAATTGGTGTTGATATTTTCAAATCGCCGGGTGTCGGCGGCATCGATTTTGACTTTGATAAGCCTGACCCGGATGAGTGGCGACTCGAACTTTTTATTGAGCGGCAAGTCAATGACGGCCAACTATCGTATGCCGCCTACCGTGAGTTGATAGACGATGAGCAGATACTCAAGCAGGCGGTTTCGGCGGCCCTCAATGGGGCCTAA
- a CDS encoding glycoside hydrolase family 35 protein — translation MLRRSLSALALSLLLSLPASAQPTHAATPWPAFATQGEHFTRDGKPYQIISGAIHFQRIPRAYWKDRLQKARAMGLNTVETYVFWNLVEPRQGQFDFSGNNDLAAFIDEAAAQGLNVILRPGPYVCAEWEAGGYPAWLFAEPGMRVRSQDPRFLAASQAYLDAVAAQVKPKLNRNGGPIIAVQVENEYGSYDDDHVYMQANRAMFVKAGFDQALLFTSDGADVLANGTLPDTLAVVNFAPGDAKSAFDTLAKFRPGQPQMVGEYWAGWFDQWGEKHAATDAAKQASEFEWILRQGHSANLYMFVGGTSFGFMNGANFQKNASDHYAPQTTSYDYDAVLDEAGRPTPKFALFRDAIARVTGVQPPALPKPIRFAELPPTPLRESASLWDNLPAPAATTDSPQPMERYGQAYGYILYRTTVTGPRKGSLYLGEVRDYARVYVDRQLAGSAERRLQQVAVDVDIPAGTHTLDVLVENGGRINYGAHLADGRTGLIDPVLLDGKPLTGWQTFPLPMDDPSKLTGWTTAKVDGPAFHRGTVKIGTPTDTFLDMQTFGKGFAWANGHNLGRHWNIGPQRALYFPAPMQRKGENSVIVFDLDSAAEASVRGVKAQVWGNPSG, via the coding sequence ATGCTGCGTCGCTCCCTGTCCGCCCTTGCCCTGTCGCTCCTGCTGTCCCTACCGGCATCCGCACAGCCGACGCATGCCGCCACGCCCTGGCCCGCCTTCGCCACCCAGGGCGAACACTTCACCCGCGACGGCAAGCCGTACCAGATCATCTCCGGTGCCATCCACTTCCAGCGCATCCCGCGCGCCTACTGGAAGGATCGCCTGCAGAAAGCGCGCGCCATGGGCCTGAACACCGTGGAGACCTACGTGTTCTGGAACCTGGTCGAACCGCGCCAGGGCCAGTTCGACTTCAGCGGCAACAACGACCTGGCCGCCTTCATCGACGAAGCCGCCGCCCAGGGCCTCAACGTCATCCTGCGCCCCGGCCCCTACGTGTGCGCCGAATGGGAAGCCGGCGGCTACCCGGCCTGGCTGTTCGCCGAACCGGGCATGCGCGTGCGCAGCCAGGACCCGCGCTTCCTCGCCGCCAGCCAGGCCTACCTCGACGCCGTCGCCGCGCAGGTCAAGCCGAAACTCAACCGCAACGGCGGCCCCATCATCGCCGTGCAGGTCGAGAACGAATACGGCTCCTACGACGACGACCACGTCTACATGCAGGCCAACCGCGCCATGTTCGTCAAGGCCGGCTTCGACCAGGCCCTGCTGTTCACCTCCGACGGCGCCGACGTGCTCGCCAACGGCACCCTGCCCGATACCCTCGCCGTGGTGAACTTCGCCCCGGGCGACGCCAAGAGCGCCTTCGACACCCTGGCCAAGTTCCGCCCCGGCCAACCGCAGATGGTGGGCGAATACTGGGCCGGCTGGTTCGACCAGTGGGGCGAGAAGCATGCGGCCACCGACGCCGCCAAGCAGGCCAGCGAATTCGAATGGATCCTGCGCCAGGGCCATTCCGCCAACCTCTACATGTTCGTCGGCGGCACCAGCTTCGGCTTCATGAACGGCGCCAACTTCCAGAAGAACGCCAGCGACCACTACGCCCCGCAGACCACCAGCTACGACTACGACGCCGTGCTGGACGAAGCCGGCCGGCCCACGCCCAAGTTCGCCCTGTTCCGCGACGCCATCGCCCGCGTCACCGGTGTACAGCCGCCCGCCCTGCCCAAGCCGATCCGCTTCGCCGAATTGCCCCCCACCCCGCTGCGCGAATCCGCCTCGCTGTGGGACAACCTGCCCGCGCCGGCCGCCACCACCGACAGCCCGCAGCCGATGGAGCGCTACGGCCAGGCCTACGGCTACATCCTCTACCGCACCACCGTCACCGGCCCGCGCAAGGGCAGCCTGTACCTGGGCGAGGTGCGCGACTACGCCCGCGTCTACGTCGATCGCCAGTTGGCCGGCAGCGCCGAACGCCGCCTGCAGCAAGTGGCCGTGGACGTGGACATCCCCGCCGGCACCCACACCCTCGACGTGCTGGTGGAAAACGGCGGCCGCATCAACTACGGCGCCCACCTGGCCGACGGCCGCACCGGGCTGATCGACCCCGTCCTGCTCGACGGCAAGCCGCTGACCGGCTGGCAGACCTTCCCCCTGCCGATGGACGACCCGAGCAAGCTCACCGGCTGGACCACCGCCAAGGTCGACGGCCCCGCCTTCCACCGCGGCACCGTCAAGATCGGCACGCCCACCGACACCTTCCTGGACATGCAGACCTTCGGCAAAGGCTTCGCCTGGGCCAACGGCCATAACCTGGGGCGGCATTGGAACATCGGACCACAGCGGGCGTTGTATTTCCCGGCGCCGATGCAGCGCAAAGGCGAGAACAGCGTGATCGTGTTCGATCTGGATAGCGCGGCTGAGGCGAGCGTGCGTGGGGTGAAGGCGCAGGTTTGGGGTAACCCGAGCGGCTGA
- a CDS encoding SymE family type I addiction module toxin: MMSVEDAAAAIAAELARPPRAPRRPRPPQTCTVGCGHSASGKRTPALRLGGRWMEALGFTIGSTLRVQVRDGELVVSVASKD; the protein is encoded by the coding sequence ATGATGTCGGTTGAAGACGCCGCAGCCGCCATCGCCGCCGAGCTGGCCCGCCCGCCACGCGCGCCCCGCCGCCCACGTCCGCCGCAGACCTGCACCGTGGGTTGCGGCCACTCCGCCAGCGGCAAGCGCACGCCCGCGCTGCGCCTGGGCGGCCGCTGGATGGAGGCACTGGGCTTCACCATCGGCAGCACGCTGCGCGTACAGGTGCGCGACGGCGAACTGGTGGTGAGCGTAGCCAGCAAGGACTGA
- a CDS encoding SymE family type I addiction module toxin — MPALRLGGRWMEELGFAISRKLRLQVRDGKKKNAITSPQAR; from the coding sequence ATGCCCGCGCTGCGCCTGGGCGGCCGCTGGATGGAGGAACTGGGTTTCGCCATCAGCAGGAAGCTGCGCCTGCAGGTGCGTGACGGCAAGAAAAAGAACGCCATTACAAGTCCCCAGGCCAGGTAG
- a CDS encoding winged helix-turn-helix transcriptional regulator, with the protein MRLKRQDGKSGCAVEVTLSVIGGVWKPVILFHLLSGKKRFMELTRLIPNATQRMLTLQLRELEEDGVIVRHVYPQVPPKVEYALTPLGKSLAPVLISLREWGESYRTGEMSRAPANAPECARGAATAP; encoded by the coding sequence ATGCGTCTGAAACGTCAGGACGGCAAGAGCGGCTGCGCGGTCGAAGTCACGCTTTCCGTGATCGGCGGCGTCTGGAAGCCCGTGATCCTGTTCCACCTGCTCTCCGGAAAGAAGCGCTTCATGGAACTGACGCGCCTGATTCCGAATGCCACGCAGCGCATGCTGACGTTGCAATTGCGCGAGCTCGAGGAGGACGGCGTCATCGTGCGGCACGTCTATCCGCAGGTGCCGCCCAAGGTCGAATACGCGCTCACCCCGCTTGGAAAATCCCTCGCGCCGGTCCTGATCAGCCTGCGCGAATGGGGCGAGTCGTATCGCACCGGGGAGATGTCGCGTGCGCCGGCCAACGCTCCGGAATGCGCGCGTGGTGCGGCAACGGCGCCGTGA
- a CDS encoding MGDG synthase family glycosyltransferase, with translation MTKVLILSVSAGNGHVRAAQALAAAAPSLAPPCTAVHIDTMAHVSGAFRRIYTDWYIQLVNRAPELWSYLHQRSDVTPHHAASQRLRRGIERLSTGALLREIRNAKPDAVICTHFLPAELLMRERRNARLDYPVWLQITDYDLHNMWLVPEMTGYLAANEEVAFRLRARGIPADRVHVTGIPVMPAFSKPDAPTLDRDACAAALGLDPSRSTLLMASGGAGVGDLASMVERALGMASDFQVIAVAGRNADTHARLGALALRHPGRMIAVGFTDEMHKLMAAADLVVTKPGGLTVSECLALGKPMLLISPIPGQEEHNAGFLMEEGAAWLAYDAIGLDYKVERLMADRPKLRTMAACSLALGKPQSAATVLQRVLQSMPA, from the coding sequence ATGACCAAAGTTCTGATCCTCAGTGTAAGCGCCGGCAATGGCCACGTGCGCGCAGCACAGGCGCTTGCTGCCGCCGCACCCTCTCTCGCTCCCCCGTGCACGGCTGTACATATCGACACCATGGCCCATGTGTCAGGGGCATTCCGCAGGATCTACACCGATTGGTACATCCAGCTGGTGAATCGCGCGCCCGAACTGTGGTCGTATCTGCATCAGCGCAGCGACGTCACGCCGCACCACGCGGCGTCGCAGCGCTTGCGCCGCGGCATCGAGCGACTGAGCACCGGCGCGCTGCTGCGCGAGATTCGAAACGCGAAGCCCGATGCTGTGATTTGCACCCACTTCCTGCCGGCCGAGTTGCTGATGCGCGAACGCAGAAACGCTCGTCTCGACTACCCCGTCTGGTTGCAGATCACCGACTACGACCTGCACAACATGTGGCTCGTTCCCGAGATGACCGGCTACCTGGCGGCGAACGAAGAGGTCGCGTTCCGGCTTCGCGCACGCGGCATTCCGGCCGACCGTGTGCACGTCACAGGAATTCCGGTGATGCCAGCATTCTCGAAGCCCGACGCGCCGACGCTGGACCGCGATGCGTGCGCTGCAGCCCTGGGTCTGGATCCATCGCGCTCCACGCTTCTGATGGCGTCAGGCGGCGCTGGCGTTGGCGATCTTGCGAGCATGGTCGAACGTGCCCTGGGCATGGCAAGCGATTTCCAGGTAATCGCCGTGGCGGGCCGCAATGCCGACACACACGCCAGACTGGGGGCGCTGGCGCTTCGCCATCCGGGCCGGATGATTGCGGTGGGCTTCACCGACGAGATGCACAAGCTCATGGCAGCTGCCGATCTGGTCGTCACCAAGCCCGGCGGCCTCACCGTGTCCGAATGCCTGGCGCTGGGCAAGCCGATGCTGCTGATCTCGCCGATCCCTGGCCAGGAAGAACACAACGCCGGCTTCCTGATGGAAGAGGGCGCAGCATGGCTGGCCTACGACGCCATTGGCCTTGACTACAAGGTCGAACGGCTGATGGCCGATCGGCCGAAATTGCGAACCATGGCTGCATGCAGCCTTGCGCTCGGCAAGCCCCAGTCGGCAGCGACGGTGCTTCAACGTGTGCTGCAGAGCATGCCCGCATGA
- a CDS encoding DUF5694 domain-containing protein has product MNAHRFLVAALSACLTTLPALATAATQTPAAPAKVMMLGSFHFENPGRDMVKFKVSDVMSKDNQAYLAGLAARLAAFRPTDVLVECEPSEQAKYDAAFARYRDGQSALPNNEIHQIGFRVAKASGIAGVTCFDEGQVGWESEPMFDYIKANDPAMQATMDATFKTLSARADREQSTLPLAELLRLTNDPARDRENKNLYISTNAVDAGGSFAGADAAASWWHRNFRMYANVQKAAQPGHRVLVIAGSGHTAILKDLLAIDMQRTAEDVSGYLAP; this is encoded by the coding sequence TTGAACGCCCACCGTTTTCTTGTCGCCGCGTTGTCCGCTTGCCTGACCACGTTGCCCGCGCTCGCTACCGCCGCGACGCAGACGCCCGCAGCTCCGGCAAAGGTGATGATGCTTGGCTCGTTCCACTTCGAAAATCCGGGGCGGGACATGGTGAAGTTCAAGGTCTCCGACGTCATGTCGAAAGACAATCAGGCCTATCTCGCGGGCCTTGCCGCGCGGCTCGCCGCGTTCCGCCCCACCGACGTCCTGGTGGAATGCGAGCCATCCGAGCAGGCGAAATACGACGCCGCGTTTGCCCGCTACCGCGACGGTCAGTCGGCCCTGCCGAACAACGAAATCCACCAAATCGGCTTCCGCGTCGCCAAAGCCTCAGGGATTGCGGGAGTGACGTGCTTCGACGAGGGCCAGGTCGGCTGGGAGTCCGAGCCGATGTTCGATTACATCAAGGCGAACGACCCGGCAATGCAGGCGACGATGGATGCCACGTTCAAGACGCTTTCCGCGCGCGCCGACCGCGAGCAATCGACGCTGCCGCTGGCCGAACTGCTGCGCCTGACCAACGATCCCGCGCGCGACCGCGAAAACAAGAATCTCTACATCAGCACCAATGCGGTGGATGCCGGCGGCAGCTTTGCCGGTGCCGACGCCGCGGCCAGTTGGTGGCACCGCAACTTCCGCATGTATGCCAACGTGCAGAAGGCCGCGCAACCCGGCCACCGCGTGCTGGTGATCGCTGGATCCGGCCACACGGCGATCCTCAAGGACCTGTTGGCGATCGACATGCAGCGCACTGCCGAGGATGTGAGCGGGTATCTGGCGCCGTAG
- a CDS encoding glycoside hydrolase family 125 protein — MLPCSDSASPESPVPSPGVTRRDVLHLLGSAAGASLLASAVPGFAAAAGAPATALPSKRPPPAKRRFVSAAVEKHLRTVKAGIADPRLAWLFENCYPNTLDTTVEIGTRNGKPDTFVITGDIEALWLRDSSAQVHPYVPLAKRDPALRRMFHGLIQRQAACIQLDPYANAFLPDGKSQRLKWSVDDITEMKPGVGERKWEVDSLCYPIRLAHEYWRASGDTAPFDDDWRAAMHVVVRTFREQQRLQDRGPYSFQRPSPLATETLVLEGYGQPTKPNGMIHSMFRPSDDACLYPLFVPANLFAVTSLRQLATMSEALHRDAAFAGECRALADEVETATRRFGQMRDADGQAFWAYEVDGYGNQLFIDDANAPGLLSLAYLGCCDRRDPLFLRTRQLAWSERNPYFYRGRAAEGVGSPHSGMGTIWPMSIMQYALASDDDAQIRQCLAWLKSTDAGSGFMHEAFHKDDPSTFTRDWFAWANTLFGELIIDLHQRKPHLLKA, encoded by the coding sequence ATGCTTCCCTGCAGTGACTCGGCGAGTCCCGAGTCCCCAGTCCCGAGTCCCGGCGTCACCCGCCGCGACGTCCTCCACCTGCTAGGCAGCGCCGCCGGCGCCAGCCTGCTCGCCAGCGCCGTGCCCGGCTTCGCCGCCGCTGCCGGCGCGCCGGCGACGGCGCTGCCCAGCAAGCGCCCGCCGCCGGCAAAGCGGCGCTTCGTCAGCGCCGCGGTGGAGAAGCACCTGCGCACGGTCAAGGCCGGCATCGCCGATCCGCGCCTGGCCTGGCTGTTCGAGAACTGCTACCCGAACACGCTCGACACCACCGTGGAAATCGGCACCCGCAACGGCAAGCCGGACACCTTCGTCATCACCGGCGACATCGAGGCGCTGTGGCTGCGCGATTCCTCGGCGCAGGTGCATCCGTACGTCCCGCTGGCCAAACGCGACCCGGCGCTGCGGCGCATGTTCCATGGCCTGATCCAGCGCCAGGCCGCCTGCATCCAGCTCGACCCCTACGCCAACGCGTTCCTGCCGGACGGCAAGAGCCAGCGCCTGAAGTGGTCGGTGGACGACATCACCGAGATGAAGCCCGGCGTCGGCGAGCGCAAGTGGGAAGTGGATTCGCTGTGCTACCCGATCCGGCTGGCGCACGAGTACTGGCGCGCCAGCGGCGACACCGCGCCGTTCGACGACGACTGGCGCGCGGCGATGCACGTGGTGGTCAGGACCTTCCGCGAGCAGCAGCGCCTGCAAGACCGCGGCCCCTACAGCTTCCAGCGCCCCTCGCCGCTGGCCACCGAGACCCTGGTGCTGGAGGGCTACGGCCAGCCGACCAAGCCCAACGGCATGATCCACTCGATGTTCCGCCCGTCCGACGACGCCTGCCTGTACCCGCTGTTCGTGCCGGCCAACCTGTTCGCGGTGACCTCGCTGCGCCAGCTGGCGACGATGAGCGAGGCGCTGCACCGCGATGCCGCCTTCGCCGGCGAATGCCGCGCGCTGGCCGACGAAGTGGAGACCGCCACGCGCCGGTTCGGGCAGATGCGCGATGCCGACGGGCAGGCGTTCTGGGCCTACGAAGTGGACGGCTACGGCAACCAGCTGTTCATCGACGACGCCAACGCGCCGGGCCTGCTGAGCCTGGCCTACCTGGGCTGCTGCGACCGCCGCGACCCGCTGTTCCTGCGTACCCGCCAGCTGGCGTGGAGCGAGCGCAACCCGTACTTCTACCGCGGCCGCGCCGCCGAAGGCGTGGGCAGCCCGCACAGCGGCATGGGCACGATCTGGCCGATGTCGATCATGCAGTACGCGCTGGCCAGCGACGACGACGCGCAGATCCGCCAATGCCTGGCCTGGCTGAAGAGTACCGACGCCGGCAGCGGCTTCATGCACGAAGCCTTCCACAAGGACGACCCGAGCACCTTCACCCGCGACTGGTTCGCCTGGGCCAACACCCTGTTCGGCGAACTGATCATCGACCTGCACCAACGCAAGCCGCACCTGCTGAAAGCCTGA